A stretch of DNA from Candidatus Eisenbacteria bacterium:
GCGGGAAGGCGCGGCGGGCGCGGCGACGCTCCAGGAGTTCGTCCGGGTGCTCGAGAGGCCGAGGACGGTGTGCCTCATGGTGCCCGCGGCCGTCGTGGACACCGCCATCGCGGAGCTCGCGCCCATGCTGGAACGCGGCGACACGATCATCGACGGCGGGAATTCCCATTACCACGACGACATCGCGCGCGCCGCGTCGCTCGGGGAGCGCGGGCTCCACTACATCGACATGGGAACCTCGGGAGGAGTCTGGGGCCTGGAGCGAGGGTACTGCCTCATGATCGGCGGCGAGAAGCCGGTCGTGGAGCGGCTCACTCCGGTCTTCCGCACCCTGGCGCCGGGCTCCGGATCGCTTCCGCCGGTTCCCGGGCGGGAGGGGCGCGGGAGCACGGCCAGCGAGGGGTTCCTGCACTGCGGCCCCGCCGGCGCGGGACACTTCGTGAAGATGATCCACAACGGAATCGAGTACGGCTTGATGGCGGCGTACGCCGAGGGCTTCAACATCCTCC
This window harbors:
- the gnd gene encoding decarboxylating 6-phosphogluconate dehydrogenase, whose translation is MQLGMIGLGRMGANMVRRLMRGGHSCVVHDRSREAVDALAREGAAGAATLQEFVRVLERPRTVCLMVPAAVVDTAIAELAPMLERGDTIIDGGNSHYHDDIARAASLGERGLHYIDMGTSGGVWGLERGYCLMIGGEKPVVERLTPVFRTLAPGSGSLPPVPGREGRGSTASEGFLHCGPAGAGHFVKMIHNGIEYGLMAAYAEGFNILRHAGIGREDRAADSETAPLRHPEHYRYDLDLADITELWRRGSVITSWLLDLSAAAFAKDPSLGTFGGTVSDSGEGRWTVQVANEQGVPAHVLTAALFERFASRGADRFQNQVLSAMRFGFGGHLEPKK